AGTGCTTCGATGAGTGTTTCGCTATCTATTTTTTCAAACCAATCTGCAATATTGTTTCCGTATTTATCCGCAAGATCTGTGTCGTCTTTTTCGAGAGCATCTGCCAATCGGTTTATTTCTATATAAATACTAACAGGATAGAGTGCTTCTTGTTTAAGTTCTTCTGCAGGCTGTTTATACGTTGTAAGGAAGGTCTCACGAGTTGATTTGCCGTAAACCTTATAAAGGTAGGCTGCTTGTTTTTTCATTTCATAGGATAGCTTGTTGTAAGCTACTGTCATTTCTTCAAGATCCCCGTTTGAAAGATGGTCCTCCAATGTTGCTTGAAGTCCAGATAGCTTTTTACCGGAGCTGATCGCATCGATATATACGGCTGTGCGGTCAATCCAAAGCTTTACCGAATCTAAACGAGCATTCAACCGATCTCTATCTTTTTTAGATAGCTTACCAACAGCTGTTTTTGCTGCTGTATAATCTTTTTTGGCTTTGTTGTATTCGGTCCATGGCTGCGTTTTCGCGTTAGCTTTGTAATCTACCGAAATGGCACGCTGTAAAGTTACTTTATTTTGTTCTGCCTTTACTACTAAACTCTCTGTAGTTGATGCTGCATCAGCCTGATGTGGGTTAACGGCCACAACAGCTGATAGAGCCACTGTTGAAAGAGCAGTGAAGCTTACTACTTTTTTCATTTTTTTATTCAAGAGATTTACCACCCTTTTTTATACTTTTATTCATTCTATATCTAATTTCAAACTAGGAATATAGTAACTTATTTTTTAAAGATATTCATTGTGAAAAAATTGGAAATTGATGAATGAAAAGTGTAAGCACCAAGGAAAAGGAACACGACTAAAAGGCGCTAAGTCCTGCAAAAGTGCCAAAACTTGTACGAACTTATACTTCGGAGAGAGACCTAGCATTCTTTGATTCATTTGCAGGTCCAAATCGATCTTGAGGGGGCTGGGCGCCAGCGCTAGCCAATTCTCAAAAATCAAAAAAATCCGATACTAAAAAAAAATAGCCTCTTTTAAGCTATTTCATTTAATATTTGCTAATTCAGAATAAACTCGGCTATCAGGCCTTTGTAATTGGATAGTAAGAAGAATTGAATATGACCAATTTTTGCAGATTCTTATATATCAGCCTGATTGAATTAATTCATTCCAATTCTCTTGTTTATAGCAAATATATATTCATAGAAAGAATACAATAGAAACTTTCATCATTCTTATGAACTTCATTAGTATCTTTTTTCCAAATTAGTTCAAACTTCTAGCACCGGCATTGGTTTTGAAAGCAAGTATCCTTGACAGAAATGCACACCCAAGTATTGAGCCATCTGTAAATCCAGACTTGTTTCTATTCCTTCTATTACTAAGCTTGTTTTTGTATCTTCGAAAAAATTCAGAAGAAGTTGAATCATTTTTTGTTTTTTTGGTGTAGTCGCTAGATCAATTGAAAAATAGCGATCAAGTTTAATAAAATCCAGGTCAAGTTCAATGATCAAATTTAATGATGACCACCCTTTACCGACATCATCGACGGCAATTTTATAGCCAAGTTTTTTTAAAAAATGAATTCTTTCTTTTAATAATTTTTCACTACTCGCTTTTTCTGACTCGCTGATTTCAAAAACAACATTTTTACAAGATTCAGGGAACTGCTCTACAAGGTGGGCAACAAAGGATGGGAATTGAGTATGAAGGATCGTCGAAGGACAAATATTAATAAATAGCAATCCATCAATTGGTATTGTTTGTTGGGAATAATAGGTCTGAAGGGCCTTATCAATCGATTTTGTATCTAATTCATAAAGCTTTTTCGTTTCTCTTGCCATTTGAAAAATAAATTCTGGATTTCCTTGCTCTGCACGGAATAAAAATTCAGCCCCAATTGCTGACATGTTTTCTATCCGATACAAATATTGATAACTATGTGTAAATTCATCCTTTTCAATCAGTCCTTGGATCATGTTAAATTTACCTTTTCCTCTCTTAAAACCTACCTGAATTTGGCTAGATCCAGCTTCAACTGGTCGGAGATTAAAATTTTATTTATTCCATTCTTCCAATTAATCGGTTGTATTTTCCAAGTAAATTTTATTCAAATGTGTAAACGATTACAAACATTACTATCTATATTAACATGTTTAAATATTTAAAATATGATTTATTTCACATACAATATTATTCTAATAATTTAAAATATTAAGAAACTAGAAACTAGGTGAAGGAATAATGGAATTTGGAATGGATTTTCTATTTGAATCATTAACTACGAATAATGTGGACTGTGTTTTCGGATGTGATGCGGAGGCATTTTTACCAGAAAGCTGTATATCTGAAGTCCGTTATGTCCAATTAACGCATGAACAATCTGCTGTCCATGCAGCCGATGGATATGCTCGTGCAACAGGGCAGCCAGGAGTAGTCCTGTTATCTTCTGCATCAGGAGTCACCAATGCAGTTACAGGAATTGCGACTGCAAGTAGCGATTCTGTCCCATTGGTTATTTTTGCAGGGGCATTGGTGGATAAACCTTTAAATGAAACTGTTCAAGCGGTTGATATTTCAGGTATCACCATGCCAATCACAAAGCATATTTTTAAAATAAACAAGCAGTCAGGCCTTGCTACTGTAGTCCAGCAAGCTATTTCGATTGCGGTAAATGGTAGACCAGGCCCTGTTTTGATTGAAGTTACAGCAGAAGCTATTCCGTCAGATAACTTTATTCCAGATCAAATGACTATTTCAGAAAATAATAAAACAAAAAATCTGCAAAAGTCAATTGAATTGGCAGCAAAATACCTTGAAGCTGCCCGAAAACCAGTCTTTTTCATAGGCGGAGGTGCCGTTATTTCAGGCGCAACCCAGATTCTAACAGAAATCGCACACAAAACCCGGATTCCCGTGGTGAGCTCCCTTTTGGGGATTGGGGCTATTGACGCAACTGATCCCCTCTACTTAGGAATGCTCGGGATGCATGGTACATATGCCGCAAACAAAGCCGTTCACCATAGCGATCTACTTATTTGTATCGGAGTCCGTTTCAGTGACCGTGCTACTGGAAAAATTAGCGGTTTTTCGCCAAAATCGAAAAAAATTCATGTCGATATTGATCCTTCTGAAATCAATAAAATTATCCCTGTCGATTTACCGATTGTCAGTGATGCAACCGAATTTCTTACTAGTCTAAAAGATCAATTGAACTACGGACGAATTAGAGGCAACACAGAAATTTGGGTAAATGAATCAACCGAATGGAAACGAACAGTTCCTCTCTTTGATAAGTCGAACAGTCTCTTAAGTCCGCATCGGGTGATCCGGATGCTTAACGAGTATTCCAACGAAGAAGCAATTGTGGTGACGGATGTTGGGCAGCACCAAATGTGGACAGCACACAATTATAAATTTACCAAACCACGGACACTCGTTACTTCCGGTGGATTGGGTACGATGGGCTATGGTCTACCAGCAGCCATTGGGGTCGCAGCCGCAAACATAACAAAACAAGTGATTTGTATTTCTGGCGATGGCAGTTTCCAAATGAATCTGCGCGAACTGATGACCGCAGTAAAATACCAGCTTCCCATTAAAATTGCGATCATGAATAATGGCTATCTTGGCATGGTTCGCCAGTGGCAAGAACTGTTCTATGATGGTCGCTATTCCGCGGTTAAAATGACTTCGCCGGATTTTGTGAAGCTTGCTCAGGCCTATGGTGCGGCAGGATACAAGGCTCGGTCTGAAGAAGAGGCGCAACAGGTGATTAGTGAAGCGTTTAGACAATCTGGGCCTGTTGTCATGGAGTTTGATGTGGTAGAGGAGGAAAATGTTTATCCAATGGTTCCCCCTAATCATAGTAATGATCAGGTAATTTTATCGCGGCAGTAACATTTAACAAATTATAATTACCTGAGCCAGTCTGTTGACTGGCTTTTTAGCTGTTATAGTGGGGATTCATTAGCTTTATTTTGCTGTACTTCGTCGTTTTTTCATAAAATAAACAATCAATAAAGCAAGTATCGCCCCGATGGAATCGAGCATTACATCCTTATACGAAGATTCTCTTCCAGGCATAAATGATTGATGATACTCATCCGTTATCGCATAAACAACCGTCAGAAACCATGAAAGGATGTAGGCAAATCGGAATTTTCCCAGCGATTTGAAGAACAAGACAGCAAGTATCCCAAAAACGGTTAAATGTGTGGCCTTTCTTACGATTAGATTCAATAATTTTAAATCCACATGACTTGTGGAAATTGTTTTATGAATAGCTGCCTCTGTATTTTCTCCCTTGAAGTAAGGTAGTTGTGTACAGATAAAAATCATGGCTAGCCACAGTATTAAGGTGATTATCCATTTTTTCTTCCCCATTGTGGCCCTCCCTTTCCCATCCATCTAAAGTTACAATGAACATTTTCCATTATATCATCAAGAAGCTACGTTCAAATGAAAATAAAAAAGGCAGAAAATATGACCTTAGCCCTTCAAGGTTTGCTTCACTATCTTTCAAAGGCTTTGCCGTTTCGTGCGATTTATGTGTTATAAAATTAGTATATTAGTTCATAATTAATATATAGTAAAAATTTACCTATACACTCTGTGAAATATTAAAATTTTAGGAGATAAAATAATGGAGCCATATCGTATTCCTGTAATGGGGAATTCCTTCAAAAAGAATCGAAAGTTCCTACTGAAAATTGCCCTTATTTTATTATGGGGACTGTTTTTATCCTTAAATACGTGGACTGTAAGCTTAGAACATCTTATAGCATTCCAATCTGCTAGTTTTAAGTGGGTATGGTCTCCCAATTTTTTATCATTCTTTTATTTTTATGATTTTACATTGATTCATCCAGATTTTCTTCTGGTGAAACTTGGACATTTTATGGGCTTTGCAATCATGGATCTTCTTGTTTTCAATCTTTTTAAAAGACATAAAATTTCAATCAGCATATCGATTACCTATGCATTTCTAACTGAGTTTTTACAGCTTTTTTTTGGCAGAGATGGCCGGCTATATGATCTTGGAATAGATTCATTAGGGGTTCTATCCATTTATTTTTTTATTCAATTATTTAAATTAACAGGCAAACAGTAAAGGAAGTTTCATCAATTTTTTCAATTTAAATGCAAGGTCTTGACATAATGAATCCCAATAGTGCCAACATTTCAGCCCAGTTCAATCAAACGTTTGATTGAATTTTAAATTTCGACACACTATGACTCGGATCTCACTTGAGGAACTAAATTCCTGCGTTTTTCGATTAAAAAAAGAGTAACCATCCATCCATGAAGGAAAAGGGCGGTTACTTCTTTTAGGTCAGTGGAATTATTTATTTAATGAGGATTTCCATTGAAGTTGGATTAAGAAGGAGAAAACGACGAAGAGATTCTAGTTTTTTTAAGCAAATCCAAGTGTTTTTTGGACCCTTAGGATACTCCTCCTATTATTCCAGCTTTCTTCTTTTAAAATTTCGATGCTGTCTTCATGGTTTTTTATCTGTGCTTTGATTTCACCAAATTCCTTTGCATTTTGGAGTCTCATCTCACTAAATTCTGCCTTTAATGATTCTTGACCATTTCTTAAGGCACCTAGAATTAAACTATGATCATCGAGCTTTTCATTCATTTGCTGAAGTAATGTCAAAATTTGCTTTTCCAATTCATTCACCTCCTACTCTACTTTTTTATTATATCACCTAAAATCTAGATTGCCTATTTCGAATTTCCAATTAATAACCAATAGGTGACAGGCACCATCCAGATACTGGATGGTGCCTGTCACCTATTAAATGTTAAACTGGGAATACACATAAACCTTTTTGGAGGACTTTCATCTATGAAATTAGTAAAAATTTTGGTTCTCACTTTAATAATCCTTTTTACTATAAATCCTACCTTTACTACTGAATCTGAAATGCTACAAAATGCAAAAAGTGAAGCGACTCCTAAAACCATCTCCCATTCTAAAACCGTACCGGATCTTCGAGAAAATACATTTAGTAAAATTGGTCCGCAAATTGTCAATACAAACGCGATTACAGCTGCTGCAGGGAACACGGAAAACGGAACAGCCCTTATGTATGTTATTTTACAAGGTGAACCAGCGAAGCTTGCAGTCATTGATTTAGCGACAAATCAGCTCGTTGATGAACAACCCCTCAAAGACTCCTCGATCGCCTGGGCTATTGCGGTTGATTCAAAGGGGATGGTTTGGATTGGTGGAACACCTAATGAACAGCTTTATTGCTATAATCCCAATTCTAAAAAAATGAAAAACCTTGGAAAGGCGAGCAACAAAACGAGTACATCTATCCATGATTTGGAGATTACTAAGGATGGGACCGTTTTTGGAAGTTCTTCATATGGGGGTAATGTTTTTAGATATATTGAAGGAAAGGGATTTAAAGACCTAGGGCAGGTATCAGCCGGGAAGAAATTGGCCCGAAGTTTAGCCTATTCCGATGAGAGTAAAACATTGTTTGTTGGTTTAGGTTCAAAGGCAGAACTAATTGCCTGGAATCAAACAGCAAATAAGAAAAAAGCTATTCTTCCAAAAAAATATCAAAATGAAACCTCAATTTATGATTTAGATGAGGAAAAGGGAATTTTATTTGCAAAGCTTGAGCCTAGCAAAAAAATTCTACTATTTAATTCGAAAACATATGCATTTATGGGTGAACTTGATGCAAGTTCACGAGGAGTTTCTCCCATTTCTCCAGACGGAAAAAAAGTCTATTACACAAATCAATATCATTTGGTTGAATATGATGTATCAAGCGCGAAACAAACAATGTTTAATTTTACATTAAAGGGCACCGAAGCAGTCTCACTCGATTTTGTAAACCTTTCTGATGGACCAGCACTTGTAGGGCTGCTAGGCAATACCGGAACCTATTTAATTTATCAATTGAATAGTCAAACTTATACGATTGATAAGCTACCACTCCCACCGCAATATGTTCCTATCTATAATATTGCAAGTGGATTGAAGGGTACAATTTACAGCAGTGGCTTTGTAACTGGACACATGTCTATTTATGACCCAGAATCCGGAACAAATACCGTTCTTCGTAACATCGGGCAAGCAGAGGGAATAACAGCTTTAAATGGTAAAATGTATCTTGGCATTTATCCTGGTGCAACAGTCTACGAGTACAATCCATATGATGGATATGCTGCAGATAGTGTAAAACCACTTTTTAGTATTGGCTATGGTCAGGATCGTACGCTTGCAATGGTCGGTGTTGATAAGTTGAATAAACTCTTTATTGGTACCCATCCGAAAAATGGAGAGGTTGGCGGTGCTTTAGCCATTTATGATACAAAAACAAAAAAATTGGTGGTTAGGAAAAATATCGTTCCGAACCAAAGCATTGCATGCCTCACCTATTCAAATGGATATATTTACGGTGGGACATCTATTTTTAGCGGGAAAAATTTAGAAGGAAAAGCGAATGCTGTTTTCTTCCGACTTAAGGCAGACCAGCCTAATGGAAAGATCGAAATTCTCACTCCCCCAACGAAAAAGCCAAGGCTGATCCATGCTTTACTTCTTGGCCCTGATCAAAGAATTTGGGGATTAAGCGATGGAAACTTATTTGTATATGATGTGAAAAAGAAAAGCATGAAAGTCACCAATATAGTCCCAACCACAAGTGGACGCTTCAAAAATGGCAACCTGTTAAATGGTCAAGATGGTAACATCTACGGATCAATTGAAAAGCATTTATTTAGGGTTAATCCTAAAACCATGAAGGTGGAGATGCTACGAAACAGTGGGGTTGACGATATCGCTACGGACCCAAAGGGGGATATCTATTTTTCGGATAACAGTGATTTGTGGGTGTATAGACCGTAAACTCAAGCACCGGGAGCCCGGTGCTTGAATTTTTTATATATGACCATTTTCTACATTTTTTTTAGTTCGATTATGAATAAAACCTTTTGATATCAATACAAATGGACAATTTAATCAAACGTTTGATTAACCTTATATTTCGGTAAATTCAAAGCGATTTTTCTTTTTATCGACAAATACCCTTTTAAATTTTTCAACAGACGGTAATATTTCTGCTATAAAATAACTAGACAAGTGGCAAGGAAGAGCTAAAGAAGTTCCTAGGGTGGCTGATGAATCGCAATTCGCCACAGCGATAAAAACATGTTAACCTTAGTAACTACAACTATCATCCATTTACTGTCCCACAAGGATTCAATCTGTCCACCAACGGTACAAGACACCATCTATGGTGTCTTGTACTATATTTGGATATAATAAAAGCAGAAAAAAATATATATAAAATGAGGATTATGATGAACAAACCTATCAATGTAAAGAAACAAAAAAGAAATGAACAGGCACGTGAAACTACCTTAGCTGTAACGGAAAAAACTGAATTAATGAAGTTCTTGCTAGAAAAATTAGCAGGCAAAGGGCGCAATCATATCAAGGGAATATTAGCACGTGGACAGGTTTCGGTTGCTGGAAAAAAAACGACACAGTACAACCATCCGTTAGAGGTTGGGCAACAAGTTGTTATCAGCTGGGCTCAAGTAGGGAATGAAGAAAAGTTAGTAGGTTTGAAAATTCTTCATGAGGATCAGGACCTTATCGTGATTAATAAAGAAGCTGGTTTGCTATCGATTGCTTCTGAAAAAGAAAAGAAGGAAACAGCATATCATTTCTTAATGGAACATGTAAGATTGGTCAATCCAAAGAATAGAATATTCGTTGTTCATAGACTTGACCGAGATACTTCAGGAGTCATGATGTACTCGAAAAGCAAGGAAGTACAACAACTCTTACAGAACTCTTGGAAAGAATCTGTTCAGGATCGTAGATATATTGCTCTAGTGGAGGGTGCTGTTCAAAAGCCTGAAGGTACGATTACATCATGGCTAACAGAGAGCAAAACACTCAAAATGTATTCCAATCCAACACCGAATGGTGGGCAAAAAGCAATAACACACTATAAAGTTCTAGAAAAGAACCAGAATTACTCTTTACTAGAGGTCAGACTTGAAACCGGAAAAAAGAATCAAATCCGTGTTCACATGCAGACCTTAGGCCACAGCATTGTTGGCGATAAAAAATATGGCTCAACCCAAAACCCAATTGGTCGTATGGGGCTTCATGCTTTAGAAATTAAATTTACCCACCCAACAACTGGTGCGATCATGCACTTTAAAACGGATATACCGGGGAAGTTTTTGCGAATGGTTAAATAGAAGTTGGTACCTGGCCCAGAATCAGATGCTTGTAGTTGGTGATGGGCTAGGTGTAAAATTTGGCTATCTATTATGGTTGAATTGTTGGTTAATTTGGTCTTATGAATTAAAAAAAACTGATTTCTCTCAAAAAGGCCTTCCTTCTGTCTACTGGGACGTAGAACCTATCCCTGTGTTTCCACGGTTTTAGAAATAAAAAAAGCCCTGCAGACATTTCTCTCCACAGAGCTTTCCTTCCAACATTCTTTTTCTACAGAGACATGGGACCTGCCCCTGTGTCCCTCCTATGATTGCGTTGTTGCTACTGTCGCATTTTCAGCATTCAAATAATATTGTGGTTGAGTATCTTTTATAATTTGTTTTCCACCAAATCCTATTACTTTACCGGTTACCCCATCTTCCCAAATAGTTGGTAAGCCGTAGGCTTCTGTACTATTCACAAAGTTTGCGTTTGTTACTGTAAGTGATGGATCTGCTTGTACTCCGCTACCTTTTCCTACTTCAATTCCACCATATTCATTTCCACTTACATCTATGGTTCCAGTTAGAGTTACTGCTGATCCATTAACTAATAGGCCACCATCTGCTCCTTGTAGTTTTAGATCACTTACAGTTACTCCTGTCGTGCTATAAACTTGAAGTACATAGTTTCCTTGCCAACCAGTAATATCCCCTGTAAATGTAATTGTATTGTTTCCACCATTGATCGTAACCGGACGGCTTACAACTATTTTTTCCGTTGTACTAAAGCTAGCTGTTACATTAATGGTTGTTTTAGTCTCATCAGCTAACGCTGCTTTTAATTCCTCTAAACTTTTTACATTTGCTAATGTGGCTGGATCTACTGAGTGTGTTGCATCTAAATAATATTGTGGTTGAGTACCCTTTGTAATTTGTTTTCCACCAAATCCTATTACTTTACCGGTTACCCCATCTTCCCAAATAGTTGGTAAGCCGTAGGCTTCTGTACTATTCACAAAGTTTGCGTTTGTTACTGTAAGTGATGGATCTGCTTGTACTCCGCTACCTTTTCCTACTTCAATTCCACCATATTCATTTCCACTTACATCCATAGTTCCAGTTAGAGTTACTTCTGAGCCATTAACTAATAGGCCACCATCTGCTCCTTGTAGTTTTAGATCACTTACAGTTACTCCTGTCGTGTTATAAACTTGAAGTACATAGTTTCCTTGCCAACCAGTTATATCCCCTGTAAATGTAATTGTATTGTTTCCACCATTGATCGTAACCGGACGGCTTACAACTATTTTTTCCGTTGTACTAAAGCTAGCTGTTACATTAATGGTTGTTTTTGTCTCATCAGCTAACGCTGCTTTTAATTCCTCTAAACTTTTTACATTTGCTAATGTGGCTGGATCTACTGAGTGTGTTGCATCTAAATAATATTGTGGTTGAGTACCCTTTGTAATTTGTTTTCCACCAAATCCTATTACTTTACCGGTTACCCCATCTTCCCAAATAGTTGGTAAGCCGTAGGCTTCTGTACTATTCACAAAGTTTGCGTTTGTTACTGTAAGTGATGGATCTGCTTGTACTCCGCTACCTTTTCCTACTTCAATTCCACCATATTCATTTCCACTTACATCCATAGTTCCAGTTAGAGTTACTTCTGAGCCATTAACTAATAAGGCACCATCTGCTCCTTGTAGTTTTAGATCACTTACAGTTACTCCTGTCGTGTTATAAACTTGAAGTACATAGTTTCCTTGCCAACCAGTTATATCCCCTGTAAATGTAATTGTATTGTTTCCACCATTGATCGTAACCGGACGGCTTACAACTATTTTTTCCGCTGTACTAAAGCTAGCTGTTACATTAATGGTTGTTTTTGTCTCATCAGCTAACGCTGCTTTTAATTCCTCTAAACTTTTTACATTTGCGATTGCTAATGTGGCTTGATCTACTGAGTGTGTTGCATCTAAATAATATTGTGGTTGAGTACCCTTTATAATTTGTGTTCCATCAAATCCCGTCACTTTACCAGTTACCCCATCTTCCCAAATAGTTGGTAAGCCGTAGGCTTCTGTACTATTCACAAAGCTTGCGCCTGTTACTGTAAGTGATGGATCTGCTTGTACTCCACTACCTTTCCCTACTTCAATTCCACCATATTCATTTCCACTTACATCCATGGTTCCAGTTAGAGTTACTTCTGAGCCATTAACTAATAAGGCACCATCTGCTCCTTGTAGTTTTAGATCGCTTACAGTTACTCCTGTCGTGTTATAAACTTGGAGTACATAGTTTCCTTGCCAGCCAGTAATATCCCCTGTAAATGTAATAGTATTATTTCCACCATTGATCGTAACCGGACGGCTTACAACTATTTTTTCCGCCGTACTAAAGCTAGCTGTTACATTAATGGTTGTTTTTGTCTCATCAGCTAACGCTGCTTTTAATTCCTCTAAACTTTTTACATTTGCGATTGCTAATGTGGCTTGATC
The Neobacillus sp. PS3-40 genome window above contains:
- a CDS encoding Ig-like domain-containing protein; this translates as MNKKMKKVVSFTALSTVALSAVVAVNPHQADAASTTESLVVKAEQNKVTLQRAISVDYKANAKTQPWTEYNKAKKDYTAAKTAVGKLSKKDRDRLNARLDSVKLWIDRTAVYIDAISSGKKLSGLQATLEDHLSNGDLEEMTVAYNKLSYEMKKQAAYLYKVYGKSTRETFLTTYKQPAEELKQEALYPVSIYIEINRLADALEKDDTDLADKYGNNIADWFEKIDSETLIEALSNYFVDTLSPYMDEDISTIVPADDYTFTTGQNDLNAFDAFSYFNKEGEEIYADAFAAGYTIKDDKGYFNGDGSFKDAYAEKGLSEVGTDKIQLIKTATNEVVAEKEFTIVEGLPYFSIDKGKLVDEAGKDATQAVVGQSYQFVPTEASDQNYDIIGDEPGETLKLEDFKGVTFTSSNSQVFTIDETGKITPVAAGKAKLTVTYNDMDYSILIDVVAAPAN
- a CDS encoding EAL domain-containing protein, with the protein product MIQGLIEKDEFTHSYQYLYRIENMSAIGAEFLFRAEQGNPEFIFQMARETKKLYELDTKSIDKALQTYYSQQTIPIDGLLFINICPSTILHTQFPSFVAHLVEQFPESCKNVVFEISESEKASSEKLLKERIHFLKKLGYKIAVDDVGKGWSSLNLIIELDLDFIKLDRYFSIDLATTPKKQKMIQLLLNFFEDTKTSLVIEGIETSLDLQMAQYLGVHFCQGYLLSKPMPVLEV
- the ilvB gene encoding biosynthetic-type acetolactate synthase large subunit; amino-acid sequence: MEFGMDFLFESLTTNNVDCVFGCDAEAFLPESCISEVRYVQLTHEQSAVHAADGYARATGQPGVVLLSSASGVTNAVTGIATASSDSVPLVIFAGALVDKPLNETVQAVDISGITMPITKHIFKINKQSGLATVVQQAISIAVNGRPGPVLIEVTAEAIPSDNFIPDQMTISENNKTKNLQKSIELAAKYLEAARKPVFFIGGGAVISGATQILTEIAHKTRIPVVSSLLGIGAIDATDPLYLGMLGMHGTYAANKAVHHSDLLICIGVRFSDRATGKISGFSPKSKKIHVDIDPSEINKIIPVDLPIVSDATEFLTSLKDQLNYGRIRGNTEIWVNESTEWKRTVPLFDKSNSLLSPHRVIRMLNEYSNEEAIVVTDVGQHQMWTAHNYKFTKPRTLVTSGGLGTMGYGLPAAIGVAAANITKQVICISGDGSFQMNLRELMTAVKYQLPIKIAIMNNGYLGMVRQWQELFYDGRYSAVKMTSPDFVKLAQAYGAAGYKARSEEEAQQVISEAFRQSGPVVMEFDVVEEENVYPMVPPNHSNDQVILSRQ
- a CDS encoding VanZ family protein, whose protein sequence is MGKKKWIITLILWLAMIFICTQLPYFKGENTEAAIHKTISTSHVDLKLLNLIVRKATHLTVFGILAVLFFKSLGKFRFAYILSWFLTVVYAITDEYHQSFMPGRESSYKDVMLDSIGAILALLIVYFMKKRRSTAK
- a CDS encoding VanZ family protein, which translates into the protein MEPYRIPVMGNSFKKNRKFLLKIALILLWGLFLSLNTWTVSLEHLIAFQSASFKWVWSPNFLSFFYFYDFTLIHPDFLLVKLGHFMGFAIMDLLVFNLFKRHKISISISITYAFLTEFLQLFFGRDGRLYDLGIDSLGVLSIYFFIQLFKLTGKQ
- a CDS encoding RluA family pseudouridine synthase, with the protein product MMNKPINVKKQKRNEQARETTLAVTEKTELMKFLLEKLAGKGRNHIKGILARGQVSVAGKKTTQYNHPLEVGQQVVISWAQVGNEEKLVGLKILHEDQDLIVINKEAGLLSIASEKEKKETAYHFLMEHVRLVNPKNRIFVVHRLDRDTSGVMMYSKSKEVQQLLQNSWKESVQDRRYIALVEGAVQKPEGTITSWLTESKTLKMYSNPTPNGGQKAITHYKVLEKNQNYSLLEVRLETGKKNQIRVHMQTLGHSIVGDKKYGSTQNPIGRMGLHALEIKFTHPTTGAIMHFKTDIPGKFLRMVK
- a CDS encoding pectate lyase-like adhesive domain-containing protein codes for the protein MSKKSKYSKLLVLSSAAAVTGIVVAAANPMQADASSNADQLVKKAEKLAGALKWEVSYEHRNVVNPAKAVDYPNMSLFNETKAALKAAEQAVKETNGKEKEVLEARLSQNVKIYFDRSVKYIDAVTAGKKILEKSSVLDAKLKLNVIDSTTEAAYHDLSREITKRSPILYKAYGKTTRDALTAAYQQKAYDVKKAALYPVSIKIEMDRLNNAIEKQDAEKVAYNIDRLDKFFANGLKEKLLDKNTKIFQTLDTTYKASAEKYEKIVTVIKSDSMDSTKPTLFGGTSQTVQKFDKTIVIVAGNGQHIKLANAEINGDIIIKGDSTGAGTVYLDNVKVNKVNNKGGAIIVDDVADHSLHQTNVTAEELRVNDVNGSNIIAEQGTRIKSLVVTEKAGATGGISLESKDKAAYGTVELASKGAEKSEGVTLKGDFSESKVAVTGEGSSLKVAKDAIVKELDIKTEAKVQADAGAKVQAVNLSAEKKGQNISLAGDFKSTVVNITNANAAIKVAENTEIKEVKKDSSVTENVSVDNKGKIETSTGVVVTNNPPATNNPTTPPSSGGGGQPVVIAVTLGNGSIGIAGNQKITGLITGKRYVVTIGGKIYGIKANGTLGTENSTAEALTGTEITGLTNGMTYSVAEDQATLAIANVKSLEELKAALADETKTTINVTASFSTAEKIVVSRPVTINGGNNTITFTGDITGWQGNYVLQVYNTTGVTVSDLKLQGADGALLVNGSEVTLTGTMDVSGNEYGGIEVGKGSGVQADPSLTVTGASFVNSTEAYGLPTIWEDGVTGKVTGFDGTQIIKGTQPQYYLDATHSVDQATLAIANVKSLEELKAALADETKTTINVTASFSTAEKIVVSRPVTINGGNNTITFTGDITGWQGNYVLQVYNTTGVTVSDLKLQGADGALLVNGSEVTLTGTMDVSGNEYGGIEVGKGSGVQADPSLTVTNANFVNSTEAYGLPTIWEDGVTGKVIGFGGKQITKGTQPQYYLDATHSVDPATLANVKSLEELKAALADETKTTINVTASFSTTEKIVVSRPVTINGGNNTITFTGDITGWQGNYVLQVYNTTGVTVSDLKLQGADGGLLVNGSEVTLTGTMDVSGNEYGGIEVGKGSGVQADPSLTVTNANFVNSTEAYGLPTIWEDGVTGKVIGFGGKQITKGTQPQYYLDATHSVDPATLANVKSLEELKAALADETKTTINVTASFSTTEKIVVSRPVTINGGNNTITFTGDITGWQGNYVLQVYSTTGVTVSDLKLQGADGGLLVNGSAVTLTGTIDVSGNEYGGIEVGKGSGVQADPSLTVTNANFVNSTEAYGLPTIWEDGVTGKVIGFGGKQIIKDTQPQYYLNAENATVATTQS